DNA from Aliarcobacter butzleri:
TTTTATTTTCTATTCTATCACTCAAATATTTTGCTGTAATATCAATAGTATCTGTTCCATGAACTATAATAATATTTTCATTTTCAAGTTTTTTTATAGTTTCTACCAAAATATCTCTATCTTCATCTACTATTTCTAAGCTATCTTTTGAAATGATATTTATGATTTCAAAATCTATATTAAAACAACTTTGGATTATCTCATCAAGTGCGATATTATCACTTGGAACTTCAAGTTCTCCTTTTAGTGGATTGTATCTTTTATTGAAAGTTCCACCTGTATTTAAAACTGTTATTTTAGATTTTATCATAGTTTTGCACCATATTTTTTGGTTGTAAAAGTTCATCTAACTCTTCTTTTGTAAAAAGATTTTGTTCTAATAAAATATCATAAACTCTTTTTCCAGTTCTTAATGCTTCTTTTGCAACTGCTGAACTTTTCTCATATCCAATAATTGGACTTAAAGAAGTTACTAAAGTAGCAGAGTTTAAAACATTATTCATACAAATTTCAGGATTTGCAGTAATTCCTTTGATACATTTTTCAGCTAAACTTTCAAATGCTCTTCTCATCATATTTATAGAAATAAATAATTTATATGCAATTATTGGTTCAAAAACATTTAGTTGAAGTTGTCCGTGTTCACTAGCTATTGCGATAGTTGTATCTGCACCAATTACTTCAAAAGCAACTTGATTTACAACTTCTGGCATAACTGGATTTACTTTTCCTGGCATTATTGAACTTCCAGGTTGCATTGGAGGAAGATTTATCTCATTTAATCCAGCTCTTGGACCTGAACTTAAAAGTCTTAAATCATTACAAATTTTTGAAACTTTTATTGCAATAGATTTAAATCTTCCAGAAATTTGTACAAAAGAACCCGTATCCTGAGTAGCTTCTATCATATCATTTGCTTTATAGTATTCTGTTCCAGTAACTATTCTTAAGTTTTTTATAACTAATTCTTGATATTCTGGCTTTGTATTAATACCAGTTCCAATAGCTGTTGCTCCTAGATTTACCTCTTTTAGCATATCTTGTGCTCGTGACAGCCTAAAAATATCATCATCTATCATTGTTGCATAAGTTTTAAATTCTTGTCCTAAAGTCATAGGAACAGCATCTTGAAGTTGAGTTCTTCCCATTTTTAAAATATCTTTAAATTCTACTGCTTTATCGTGAAAAGAATCTCTTAAAATTTTAAGACTATCTTGAAGTTTAAAAATTAACTCATATAAAGCAATTTTTATTGCTGTTGGATAAACATCATTTGTCGATTGGCTCATATTTATATGATTATTTGGATGGATAATGTCATAAGAACTTTTTGGATAACCCAAAATCTCTAAAGCAACATTTGCTATTACTTCATTTGCATTCATATTTGTAGAAGTTCCAGCTCCACCTTGAATAGGATCAACTATAAATTGATCATGAAACTCACCTGCAATAATCCTATCGCAAGCTTCAACAATAGCATTTTTTTGAATATCAGTTAGGTCACCTAGCTCATAGTTTGTTAAAGCGCAAGCTTTTTTTACTTTTGCTAAAGATATTATAAAAGTTGGAAATATAGATATTCCAAGAGTAGTTATATTAAAATTTTCTTTTGCTCTTAAAGTTTGAACACCATAATATTTATCAAGTTCAATCTCTTTTTCACCTAGAAAATCTTTTTCAATTCTATATTGCTTTTCCATTGTTAATCCTTAATTAATATATTTTAAAATTTTATAAAATAAAAGTATGTAAAAAGTGTCTTTTATTATTTCTGTAAAGTATACCCTTCTTGAGGTATATTCTTGATTACATTTATTGGTAATTTAGCTCTTAATTCTTTTATAAAAGATTTTAATGCATGAGTTGTCATCTCTTTATCATTCCAAAGTTCAAATTCTATGTCTTCATATTTTAAAATCGAACCTTTTCTTTCATATAAAAGATATAAAAAATCCTTTTCTCTTTTTCTTAAAGGAATTATTTCACTATTTTTATATATCAATTCTCTTTTTTGTAAATCAAAAAGTAAATCTTCACATAACATTACTAATTTTGAAGATTTTACAAGATATTTCTCTAAAGCTTCAAATAATTTCTTTAAATTTAAAGGTTTTAAAATATAATAATTTATATTTAAATTTATTAATTCCATTAAATACTCTTCATTTGAATAAGCAGTTAACATAATAATCATTGTTTCAGTATCATTTTCTCTAATTTGTTTAACTAATTCAAGACCATTTCCATCTCTCATTTGAATATCTGTTATCACAATTTTTGGTTTATAATACTCATAAAGTTCAAAACCTTCATTTCCATTTGTTGCTTCATAAACATCTTTAAAATAGTAATTTAACGTGTTTACAATTGTTTGTCTTATTCCATCTTCATCTTCAACACATAAAATAGATATATTTTTTAACTCTTCAATTAATTCTGGTCTCATTTCTATCCTACTACAACTATTTTAAAAACAGCACCTTCGTTGTTATTTGATACACTCAAATCTCCACCCATATTTCGCTCAATTATTAATTTTGAGATATAAAGTCCAAGTCCAGTTCCCTTTGATAAATCTTTAGTACTATAATATGGGTCAAAAATCTGTTCTAAATTTTTTTCTTCAATTCCACCTGCATTATCTTTTATAGTAATTATTGATAAAACACCTTTTGATTCTATATTTATCTCTATTTTTGGGTTTTTTATATTTCTTTCAATCAAAATATCTTTTGCATTACTTATAATATTTAAAATAACTTGAGAAAATTCTGTTGGATATCCAAAAATTTTTTTATCATCTTTTATATCTAAAATAAGATTTATTCCAAGGTTTTCCAAAGTTGCATCTATAATATTTATAGCCTTTTTGCAAGCATTAGAAACATAAAAATCCTCTTTTTTCTTATCTGGTTTATAGAAATTTCTAAAATCATCTATTGTATTTGACATAAATTCAATCATTTTATCACTTTTATCAATAGCATTTAAAATATAATTGTTATCAACTTTTTTAAATCTTGTTGTAGTTTCTAATTCCATCAAAATCCCAGATAATTGACTTAAAGCTTGTCTCCATTGGTGAGCAATCATACTAATCATAGAACCAATTCTTGCTAATTTTGCTTGTTCTAAGATTTTTTTATCTTTTTGTTTAGCTTGTTCAATTCCTTGTTGAACTTTTAAAGATAAATTCTGATTCAAACTTTCAAGTGCATTTTCTCTATTTTGAACTTGCTTTTTATATTTTTTAACTACATCTCTTATAATTGATAACATTAGAAAAGTAAAAAGTATCATAAAAATCAAAATTACTCCTGTTGCAGTAAATAAAAATTTTTTAAATTTTTTTTCCTCTTCTTCATGCAATTTTATTTTTATTTCTAAGGTTTTATCGACAATCTCAGTATTGCTTAATTTTTGTAAATGAATTCTTTTATACTCATTTATTTCAGTTTCATAAGTTTCATTTGATAGTTTTAAATAGTATGAGATTGAAAGAAAAGACAAGAATAATATAGATAAAAAAGGTATAACTATAATAAAAAATGGTATTCCTTCTTTATTAAACATAAAAAACCTTTACTTATATCTTTTAGTTTATATGATGTCTAAAAATTGCTTAAAAGATTAAGAGATAACTCTTAATCTTTTTTATCGTTGATATTATCAACTATCTCTTTCCAAGTCTCTTTGTCAAAATTAAATTCTGTATAATCATTGTATCTAAGAACTGGAACTTTTCCTTCTTTTAATTGTCTTTCATAACCTCTAATTAATTGAAGTACAGGTTTATATAATATTGCTATAACAATCATATTTATAATTGCAAGTAATCCCATAGATAAATCAGAGAATGCAAAAATAGAACTTAAATCTTGGAAAGAACCCCAAATAACAAGCAAAATACATAATGTTTTAAAAATAGTAAATACAGTTGCATTTCCTTTACTAAAGAAATTTAAACTATTTTCAGCTAAATAATAGTTATAAATCATAGATGAAAAACCAAATAAAAATAGTGCAAGAGTTACAAAAATTCCACCAAGTGGACCAATGTGTTCAATTAATGCATTTTGAGTTAATAAAACTCCTTGAACACCACTAATTCCTGGAACATATGCACCTGATAAAAGAATAATAAATGCTGTACAAGAACATAAAATTATTGTATCAATAAATACTGAAAAAGATTGAACAATTCCTTGTTGTACAGGATGAGCTACATAAGCAACTGCTGCAACATTTGGTGCACTTCCAAGTCCCGCTTCATTTGAAAACATTCCTCTTTTTGCACCTTGGATAATAACAGCACCAATTCCTCCACCAATAGCAGAACTTGGATTAAAAGCTTCAGTAACTATCATAACAATTAAAGAAGGAATTTTATCAATATTTAAAACTATAACAACTAAAGCAATTAATAAATATCCTAAAGCCATAATTGGAACTATAACCTCAGACATTTTAGCAATTCTTCTTACTCCACCAAAAATTGTAACACCAAAAACTAAAGTTAATCCTAATCCCGTTATCCAAGTAGGAAGATTAAAAGAAGCTTGAAAAGAAGTTGAGATAATAAATGATTGAGTAGCATTAAATGCAAAACCAAAAGTAATTAAAAGTAAAACAGAAATAACAACACCAAGCCATCTTTGATTTAATGCCTTGGTAGCATAATAAGCAGGTCCTCCTCTATAAAGACAAGAATCAATACCATCTTTTTCTTTATATAATTGAGCCAATGAACATTCAAAAAAACTTGTAGCCATACCAACAAGAGCAATAACCCACATCCAAAAAACAGCACCTGGACCACCAAGTGTTATAGCAACAGCAACACCAGCAATATTTCCACCACCAACACGTCCAGCGACACTAAGCATCAGTGCTTGAAATGAAGAAATATGCCCTTCTTTATCTCTAACTGTTTCTCTTAGAATATGAAACATTTTAAAAAAATATCTAAATTGTACAAATCTAGAACTTACTGTAAAAAACAATCCTAATATTGGTAGTAAATAAATTAATATTGAACCCCAAATCAGATCACTTAAAAATGTATTTATTTCAGCTAACATTTTGTCTCCTTTTTTTATTAGAAAACTTTATCATTGCTAAGAGTGTTAAAAGAGGGTTTTAAATAAGAAAAAATAGACAAAAAAGATAAAGTTGAAATATTTATATAATTTCAACTCTATTTTTTAATAAATTTATTTGATTAATTCTTCTACAATTTTCATCAAATAATCAGCAGAGTTTTTCGCACTTGATTTTAAAAATTCATCAAAATCAAATCCAGCATCCATATCTGCACTATCAGAAATTGCTCTTAAAATAAAAAATGGTACATTTAAAGCATCACAAACAACTGCAACACTTGCACCTTCCATTTCTAAAGCATCAGCATTAAAAGTATTTTGAATGAACTCTTTTCTTTCACTTGAATGAACAAATTGATCACCAGTTGCAATAGTTCCTTCAATAACTTTTAGATTACTTTTTGTTGCAACTTTTTTTGCTATGTCTCTTAAAGAGCTTGTAGTTTCAACAAAAACTTTTCCTCCAGGAACATAACCATTAGGATGTCCAAATGCAGTAATGTCTAAATCATGTTGACAAAGTTTATCAGCAATTATCAAATCACCAATTTTTAAACTTGGATTAACAGCCCCAGCAACTCCTGAAAAAAGTAAAGTATCACAAGAAAACTTTTCAATCATAGTTGCAGCTGTTAAACTTGCATGTACTTTTCCAATCTTTGAATAAGCTATTACAATATCAAGACCTTTGTAATTTACTTCATAATATTTATTATTAGCAAACTCTACAACATTTATTTTGTCAAAATAAGATAAAAGAGGCTCAATTTCCTCTTCCATCGCTCCCATTATCGCTAATTTAGTCATTTAATTCACCAATTACCGCTTCAAGTGTTGCCATATCAGAAACATTTAAAGTTGGTTTTTCTGTAATCTTTTTATTTAAACCTTTTAAAACTGCACCATTTCCAAATTCAATAAATAAATCAACTTTGTTATCATGTGCTTTTACTGATTGTTTATATTTTACAGGACTTACAAGTTGAGAAGATAATAATTCGATTGCTTCATCTTTTGTTGTATAAACTTCTGTACTAACATTTGAAATAACTGGTAAAAATTCATCATTTAAATACTCTTGTAAATATGGTTTTAAATTTTCAACAGCACTTCTTAATAATTCACAATGTGATGCAACACTCATATCTAAAACGATTGCTCTTTTTGCTCCTGCACCTTTAAATGTATCAACTAAAGATTCTAAATCAGCTTTAACTCCCGCAAGAACAAGTTGACCATCCATATTATAGTTTGCTGGCCAAACTTGTTTTCCTTCTGCTCTTTGCTCTTTACAAATTTTTTCAACTGTTTCATCATCTATTCCTACTAATGCCATCATTCCTGCGCTTCCACCACTACAAGCCTCAGTCATGAATAAACCTCTTTTATGAACTAATTCAATAGCATCTAAATAATCAATTGCTCCAGCAGATACTAAAGCTGAAAATTCTCCTAATGAATGTCCTAAAACAAACTCTGGTTGAATATCAAATTTTTCTTTAAAAATAGCATTTGCAATTGAACTAACAAGTAAAATTGCAGGTTGAGTAAATTCTGTTTTTCCTAAATTTTCATTCTCTTCAAATAGTAATTTCTCAAAATTAATATTTAATCTTTTACTTGCATTTGAAATCATATCTTTTGCTATTTGACTATTTTCAAAAAAATCTTTTCCCATCCCAACAGTTTGACTTCCTTGTCCTGGGAATATAAAAGCAACTTTTTTCATTAATAAATACCTCTTCATATTGTTAAATTTATTTAAAACTATTTTTTAAAGCTAAAAAACTTAACTCTAAAAAATAGTTTTGCCCAAATGTATAAATACACTTGGGCAAAAGAAAAGGTTTTTGTACTAAAAGATTAGTGACAACCACAACCACCATGAGAGTGTCCGTGGTCATGACCATGGTCATCATTTGAACTACAACAACCACCTCCATTAGAGTGACTATGTCCGCCACCTCCACAACAACCACCACCCATAGCAGCCATTCCACCAACAACACCAGTTTGAACTTCTTCTTCAGTTGCATCTCTTAAACTTAAAATTGCTACAGAGAACATTAAAGTTCTTCCAGCCATTGGATGATTATAATCAATTGTAACATCTGAATCTGTAAAAGATTTCACAACTACTTGTACAGTTTCACCATGCTCACCAGTACCATATAAAGACATACCTTCAACTAATTCAATACCTGCAAATTGTTCTTTTGGTAAAGTTTGAACAGCTTCTTCATTATACTCACCATAAGCGTCTTTTGCTTCTACTAATACATCTGCTTCTTCATTTGCAGCCATATCAACTAATTTTGACTCTAAACCAGGGATAATTTGCCCTTTTCCAGAAATAAATTCTAATGGAGCTTGTCCAACATTAGAATCTAAATGTTCACCAGTTTTTGCATCTTTTAATGTATATTCAATACCTATAACTTTATTTGACATAATATTTTTTCCTTTTATATTTTATAATTTAGATAATTTAGTTTTTGCTTCTTTTGCTTCAGAAGAGTTTGGATAAAGCTCAATTAAAGTACCATAAAAACTTTTTGCATTTTCTTTATCTTTTACATTCTCAAACGAAATAGCGCTGTGCAATAATAATGTTGGCATATAAGCTGCTTTGTCATTTAACATCGCAGATTTTTTAAAATGACTTATTGCAGTATCATATTTTTTTCTTTTATACCACATTTCTCCTAAATAAAAATTATTTTCTGCTGGTTTATAATTAACTTCAATAAGTTTTTCATATTTTGGAATTGCGGTAGTATAAGCCTTTGCATCATAATCTTTTTTTGCTTCACTCATCAATTTAGCTTTATCTTCAGCTGTTTTAACTTCTCCAATACTTACTGTTGAAGAAGAACTATCATCTATTGATGCTGATTTTGTTTCTGTAGTTTTTGTAGGAGCTACCGAAGATGTTTTTACACCCATAGCTTTTTTTACTGCCTCAAATTCTTCTCTTGTAACAAATTGTTGCATATTTTTTTCTAGCTCTGTAGAAGAAACATACTCAGAATTTATTTTATTCACAAGAGCAGTTAATTTTGTAATAGCAGCTTTTAAAGCATTTAAATCTGATTGATTAGCTGTTGAATCATTATTAGAACCTAAATCTGAAGATACACCATTTCTTTGCAATTCATTCAATTTTGAATTTAATCTTGCAGAATCACCTTCATATGTAGACTCTAAACCATTTAATCTACTATTTATTGAATTGACTAAACTATTAATTTCATCAAGTTTTGACGATAAATTACTAACACTTGTTTGTGTTTTTAAAATATGTTTTTCAGTAGAAGTAAGGTTATAAGAAGCACTTGAATCCCCATAAACCGAAACCTCTTCGGCTACGGTTAATGAAGTTACTACTAGTAGTAAAGGAAGATATTTTTTCATCAAATTATTTTTCTAATTCGTGCTCAACTCTTCTGTTTTGTGCCCAACAATCTTTTGTTTTTTCAGTACAAACTGGATTACTCTCACCTAAAGAAACTAAAGAAATGTTAGTAGTTACACCATTTGCAACTAATACATCTTTAACAGCGTTAGCTCTTTTTAAACCTAATGCATAGTTATACTCATCTGAACCCCATTCGTCAGTGTTTCCTAATACTTTAACAGTAGTATCAGAACTTACAGCTGATAATTTAGATGCATTTGAAACTGCTTTAGATTTATTGTCAGCAGTTAAATTGTATTTATCAAAACCAAAATAAACGTGCTCAATTAAAACTCTTTGTCCATTGATCATGTAATAGTTACCATTTGAAGCTTTTTCTAATAAAGTTCCATCTTGGATTGGAGCCTCAACAGATGCTGCATCATTTGCACCAACTACGTTATCTACATCAGCATTTTTTTCACTACAACCAGTAGTAAATAATAAAGCTGAAACTAATACAGAATAAAGACCTAACTTTTTCATTGTTTTTTCCTTGAAATTAAAATTTTCAAGAAATATTACTAAAGTGAAACTTAATTATTGTTTATATTTTGCAGATTATTAGGGATAAATTAAAAAATAAAAAGATATTTTGAGAAATAAATACAATTAATGTAAAAATACATTAATTGTATTAGGTATTTTACCAGTCTATAGATTGAATTCTTTTACCAGTTAATGGGAATAAGAACGATTTATTATATTCTAATCTAATAATACCAACCGCACTTGCATCACCAACTGTTTTTATAAATAAAACACTTTGTCCATCTGGAGAAAATTTAGGAAATTGATTTACTCCTTGAGTTGTTAATCTTTGTAAATTGTCAGTTCTAGTAGAAATTAAGTATAAGTTAAAACTTTTACCCATTTCATTATCAGAATCTTTACTACTAAAAATTATGTTATTACCATTTGATGTAACTGAAGAGTTATTTTTACTATGGAAAACCATTCTTTCTACAGAACTTGAACCAATTCTTTGTTTAAAAATATTAGGATTTCCTAATCTATCAGAAACAAAAACTATTTCTTTATCATCTTCCACAAATTGTCCACCAACATCAATCCATCCAGGACCACCAGCAACTTGTTTTTTTGTTCTTGTATTTACATCATATAAAAATATATCTGGTTGTCCAGTAGGAGAAGCAGTAATTAATAATTTAGAACCATCTTTACTTACATCTGAACAAGCTAACATACCATCTGAATCCATTATAACTTCTTTACTTCTATTATAAATATTTAATTTAACCAAAGTTGGTTTATCATAGTTATAAGAAGTATAATAGATAGTTTTTTGTTCTTTATCTGCCCATTTTGGGAAAATATTAAGACCACCAGTTACAACTTTCTTTTTATATGTTAAAGAGTAATCACCAATCATAATATCTGATTTTCTTGGTCCATCATATACTGCAAAAACAACAAATTTATCCATCCAAGCAATACTTGGTGCTTTAAAATAATCATTTATTGTTATTGCTGATTTATGAGCTAAAAAAACAAATCTTTCTTCTAATGAAGTTGTAAAGTTTTTTTCTAAAACAAGCCCAGAAGTATTTCCACTTAATGCATTTACAGCATTAAGATCATATAGCTTTGTTTTTAATGTATAGTTACCACCAGCTTCTCTTTCTGCTGATAAATTTATAACAAGGCTAATTCCTTGATTTCTTAAACTTAAATCAGGCATTCCGTTATATGAAAATTGAGTAGTTGAAGTAGCAACATCAAAATGTCCACTAATGCCTAAGTCATCAGACAAACTTTTTTTAATTTTACTTAGAGTTCCTTTTTCAGGGCTATCAGTCGCGATAGTAACCACAATTTTTGGAAGAACCATTCCTTTTTTTACAATATCTAAATGTCCATCAACTTCTGCAAAAACAGAGCAGAACATTAAAGATACAAATAAAAATATTTTTAACATAATTTTATCCTTCAAATTTAAAATCAACAGAATACTTAACGACTTTTCCACTTGGAGGTACAGGATAAGCCACGTTTCTTTGTCCATCTAAATATGCTTTTAAAGATGCATCATAAGCTGCATCACCAGATACTTTTTGAAATTTATAATCAAACTTCCCATTTTCATCAATCGTTATAACTACTTTTGCTACTAAATTAGTGTCTTGAGAAATAGGTGCACCTGATTGTAATATTTCATAAATTTTACTTGCATAATCATCATTTTTTTCACCCTTTGAAGAGCTTTTTACTTTTGAATCTGTTGCAGTTTTTTCATCTTCTAATAATCTATCGATTTTAATATTTGTAGATTTTTTCTCTTTTTCAAATTTTGATTTAAATCTTTTAGGATCGATAGATTTTTCAACATTATTAACCTCTTCTTTTACAACTTTTTGTGCTGTCTCTTTTACATTAGCAAATAAAGATTTTAAATCAGGTCTCTTTTCATTTGAAGCAGAAGTTGCTTTTTCAACTACTTCTTCTTTTTCAATTATTTTTTCTACTTTTTTTTGTACCATTTTTTTCTCAGCTATTTCTTCTATCATCTCCAGTTCAATAGTTGTTGAACTTGGTGTAATATTTATTTGTTCTTTAGTTGGAGAAAAAATATAAATCATAACTAAGAGACAAAAAGAAAGATATACTGTAATTGCAATTATCCCTGAAATTATAAATGAAGTTTTATTTTGCATCTATATTATCCATCTGTAACTAATGCTACTTTAAAAAATCCAGCTTCTTTTACTGATTTTAAAACATAAACAATATCATCATATTTTAAACTTTTATCAGCTCTTATATGAACTGGAGTATTTTGATCTTTTCCATTTGAAAATAGTAAAAAACTATCTGCAAAATTTGCAATTTCTACTTTATTTTTATTTAATGTAACTATTCTATCTTTTGTAATTATAATATCAATTTTTTGAACATCTTGAGTTTGTTGACTTCTACTTCCTGTTGGAAGATTAATAGGTTCTTCAAACTCAATAACAGGTGCTGTTACCATTAATATTGCTAATAAAACTAGCATGATATCAACTAAAGGAGTGATATTTAAATCTGGTTTTTGATTAAAATCATACACTAGATTATCCTTTAGCTATTAAAATTTGTGATTGAGCCTTAAGAAAAATGCTTAATTCATAAACTTTTCTTGAAAGAATCTGATGGAATGTATAAGCGAAAATTGCCACTAAAATACCTGCAGCTGTAGCAACTAATGCTTCACTGATTGCTGGTGCAATAATTGAAAATGCTACTTTTGATTGATTTGCAAATTTTGCAAATGATTCTAATATACCAATAACTGTACCAAAAAGACCGATAAATGGTGATGTTGAAGATATAATTGCTAACCAAGAAAGTCCAGAACTTGCATCTTTAATTATATTAATTTCACATGCATGTAATAACTCTTTTGAAGCTATATTGTTTGAACATTTATTAAGTGCAGATAAAGGTGAAAATCTAGTTTCTCTTGAAGTTAATGCCTCTAGAGATCTTTTTTCATTGCTAATAAGTGAACTTAGAACATTATTTCTGTGCAAAAAAATCCAAAAAGTAAGTACGATATAAACTGACAATAGTGCTAAAACTATATAAGTTATAGCACTACTATTTGCCAAATAATTTAGTAATGTAGTAATCATGTATTTTTATGCAAATGAATTGATTTTAGCTTCAACTGCCGCAACTGAAATGTTAGAATCTTTTACAGAATTAACTAACTCTTTTGCTGCTTCAATATTTTTAGCAATTTCAGAATCTTTTCCAGCCGTTAATGCAATAGCTCCATCTGCTAAAACATCAACTGATTTCTCATCTACTTTAACATGTCCCCAATTAATAGCAACAGCTTCTGTAGAATCCACTTTTTCAATAACGATAACACCTACAGTTAATGAAGAAACTAATGATGAGTGTCCTGGTAGAACACCGAACTCTCCCTCTTTACCAGGAAGAGTTACAGTTTTCACATCATCATTAAATATTTCTCCATTAGGTGTAACGATTGATAGTTTAATTGTATCCATAGTTATGCCTTAATGGTTTTTTGTTATTTCATTTTCTCAGCTTTTGCTAGAACCTCGTCGATTCCACCAACCATATAGAATGCCATTTCAGGAATGTTGTCATATTTACCATCTAAAATTCCTTGGAATCCTGCGATAGTATCTTTTAATTCAACATATTTACCTGGGCTTCCTGTAAATACTTCTGCAACGAAGAATGGTTGAGATAAAAATCTTTCAATTTTTCTAGCTCTTGCAACAACAAGTTTATCAGATTCTGATAACTCATCCATACCAAGAATTGCAATAATATCTTGTAAATCTTTGTATTTTTGTAATACAGATTGAACACCTCTTGCTGTATTATAGTGTTCTTGCCCGATGATATCAGCACTTAAAATTCTTGAAGTAGAATCTAGTGGATCAACCGCTGGATAAATACCTTTTTCAGCAATTTTTCTATTTAAAACTGTAGTTGCATCTAAGTGAGCAAAAACAGAAGCTGGTGCAGGGTCAGTTAAGTCATCCGCTGGTACGTAAACAGCTTGAACTGAAGTAATAGAACCTTTAGATGTAGAAGTAATTCTTTCTTGTAATTTACCCATTTCTGAAGCAAGTGTTGGTTGGTATCCAACCGCTGAAGGAATTCTTCCTAATAAAGCTGACATTTCAGATCCTGATTGAGCAAATCTAAAGATATTATCAATAAACATAAGAACATCAAGTCCTTTTTCATCTCTAAAGTACTCAGCCATTGTAAGACCTGTTAATGCAATTCTATTTCTTGCACCTGGTGGTTCACTCATTTGACCATAGCACAGTGCAACTTTGTCAAGAACGTTTGAGTCTTTCATCTCATGATAAAGGTCATTTCCTTCTCTTGTTCTTTCTCCAACTCCAGCAAATACTGAATAACCAGAGTGTTTAAACGCAACGTTATGGATTAACTCCATAATAATAACTGTTTTTCCAACTCCAGCACCACCGAATAGTCCAACTTTTCCTCCTTTTGAATAAGGAGCTAAAAGGTCAACAACTTTGATACCTGTTTCAAACATTTCAGTTTT
Protein-coding regions in this window:
- the atpC gene encoding ATP synthase F1 subunit epsilon, encoding MDTIKLSIVTPNGEIFNDDVKTVTLPGKEGEFGVLPGHSSLVSSLTVGVIVIEKVDSTEAVAINWGHVKVDEKSVDVLADGAIALTAGKDSEIAKNIEAAKELVNSVKDSNISVAAVEAKINSFA
- the atpD gene encoding F0F1 ATP synthase subunit beta, encoding MKGKVIQVMGPVVDVEFDGYLPEINEAIDVTLADASKDRLVLEVAAHIGDSRVRTIAMDMTEGLVRGQECIATGGPIKVPVGEAVLGRIFNVIGDPVDEGSAIPADTERWSIHRSAPTFEEQSTKTEMFETGIKVVDLLAPYSKGGKVGLFGGAGVGKTVIIMELIHNVAFKHSGYSVFAGVGERTREGNDLYHEMKDSNVLDKVALCYGQMSEPPGARNRIALTGLTMAEYFRDEKGLDVLMFIDNIFRFAQSGSEMSALLGRIPSAVGYQPTLASEMGKLQERITSTSKGSITSVQAVYVPADDLTDPAPASVFAHLDATTVLNRKIAEKGIYPAVDPLDSTSRILSADIIGQEHYNTARGVQSVLQKYKDLQDIIAILGMDELSESDKLVVARARKIERFLSQPFFVAEVFTGSPGKYVELKDTIAGFQGILDGKYDNIPEMAFYMVGGIDEVLAKAEKMK